Proteins encoded within one genomic window of Jiangella mangrovi:
- a CDS encoding SDR family NAD(P)-dependent oxidoreductase: protein MRLEGKSAIVFGAGQQPGRTIGNGKATALTFAREGAKVFCVDIDKAAADDTVAAIREAGGTAEAWQADVVDEDSIVAAVKACYRGWGAIDVLHNNVGASIAAGDASITEITVEAFDRVFAINLRSMVLTCKYVLPIMRQQGSGSIINISSAAAFNNYPYVGYKTSKAAVVSLTEHVAIRNAAYGVRANVILPGLINTPTAVENRIRKFGLSYEDVVAMRDKEVPLRRKMGTAWDIANAALWLASEEASFVTGVTLPVDGGQSVQVGRPPSEPEIAEELAAAQAAAERLAKD from the coding sequence ATGAGGCTCGAGGGCAAGTCCGCCATCGTCTTCGGCGCCGGCCAGCAGCCGGGCCGCACCATCGGCAACGGCAAGGCGACGGCGCTGACGTTCGCCCGCGAGGGCGCGAAGGTGTTCTGCGTCGACATCGACAAGGCCGCCGCCGACGACACCGTCGCCGCGATCCGCGAGGCCGGCGGCACCGCGGAGGCGTGGCAGGCCGACGTCGTCGACGAGGACAGCATCGTCGCCGCCGTGAAGGCCTGCTACCGGGGCTGGGGCGCCATCGACGTCCTGCACAACAACGTCGGCGCGAGCATCGCCGCGGGCGACGCCTCGATCACCGAGATCACCGTCGAGGCGTTCGACCGGGTGTTCGCCATCAACCTGCGGTCCATGGTGCTGACCTGCAAGTACGTCCTGCCGATCATGCGGCAGCAGGGGTCGGGCTCGATCATCAACATCTCGTCGGCCGCGGCGTTCAACAACTACCCGTACGTCGGCTACAAGACCTCGAAGGCGGCCGTGGTGTCGCTGACCGAGCACGTGGCGATCCGCAACGCCGCCTACGGCGTCCGCGCCAACGTCATCCTGCCCGGGCTCATCAACACGCCGACCGCCGTCGAGAACCGCATCCGCAAGTTCGGCCTCAGCTACGAGGACGTCGTCGCGATGCGCGACAAGGAGGTCCCGCTGCGCCGCAAGATGGGCACCGCCTGGGACATCGCCAACGCCGCGCTCTGGCTGGCCTCGGAGGAGGCGTCGTTCGTCACCGGCGTGACGCTGCCCGTCGACGGCGGGCAGAGCGTGCAGGTCGGGCGGCCGCCGTCGGAGCCGGAGATCGCCGAGGAGCTGGCCGCGGCCCAGGCCGCCGCGGAGCGCCTGGCGAAGGACTGA
- a CDS encoding Bug family tripartite tricarboxylate transporter substrate binding protein codes for MNLKKLSTWRTAAAAVGVLGLALSACSTTASGSGEDDFPTEDIQLYLGYDTGGSADPLAREYGRLLGEELGVNVTIQNRPGGSGAVATTEVLGRDPDGYTIAVAPASQLTMTPILSSDAVSYSGPDDWTTLGGILEQQNGLMVRTDSGWASLEDFIAAAKAAPGQLSVGVSSATGANAMGMASLMEVAGIDVKLVPFEGGAGEAAAALLGGHIDAMNGTLTGQLGMLQSGDLISLGHSGDLPYEPAESLTFDEQGYDLTSLGETTYYAYAPNDLPEDVFTALTDAHQAVVTGDEFAEWLDTNGYVGHATTADEAEDELRQAAEDAQEGVDLLTNAGLDLG; via the coding sequence ATGAACCTCAAGAAGCTCTCGACGTGGCGCACCGCCGCGGCGGCGGTCGGCGTGTTGGGCCTGGCACTCTCGGCCTGCAGCACGACGGCGTCCGGCTCCGGTGAGGACGACTTCCCCACCGAGGACATCCAGCTCTACCTGGGCTACGACACGGGCGGCTCCGCCGACCCGCTGGCCCGCGAGTACGGCCGGCTGCTCGGCGAGGAGCTCGGCGTCAACGTGACCATCCAGAACCGTCCCGGCGGCTCCGGCGCCGTCGCCACCACCGAGGTGCTCGGCCGCGACCCCGACGGCTACACCATCGCCGTCGCCCCGGCGTCCCAGCTGACCATGACCCCGATCCTCAGCAGCGACGCCGTCAGCTACTCCGGCCCCGACGACTGGACGACCCTCGGCGGCATCCTCGAACAGCAGAACGGCCTCATGGTGCGCACCGACTCCGGCTGGGCGTCGCTCGAGGACTTCATCGCGGCGGCCAAGGCGGCGCCGGGCCAGCTCAGCGTCGGCGTCTCCAGCGCCACCGGCGCCAACGCCATGGGCATGGCCTCGCTCATGGAGGTGGCCGGCATCGACGTCAAGCTGGTGCCGTTCGAGGGCGGTGCCGGCGAGGCCGCGGCAGCGCTGCTCGGCGGCCACATCGACGCGATGAACGGCACGCTCACGGGCCAGCTGGGCATGCTGCAGTCCGGCGACCTGATCTCCCTCGGCCACTCCGGTGACCTGCCGTACGAGCCGGCCGAGTCGCTGACCTTCGACGAGCAGGGCTACGACCTCACCAGCCTGGGCGAGACCACCTACTACGCCTACGCGCCGAACGACCTGCCCGAGGACGTCTTCACCGCGCTGACCGACGCCCACCAGGCCGTCGTCACCGGCGACGAGTTCGCCGAGTGGCTGGACACCAACGGGTACGTCGGGCACGCCACCACCGCCGACGAGGCCGAGGACGAGCTGCGCCAGGCGGCCGAGGACGCCCAGGAGGGCGTCGACCTGCTCACCAACGCCGGGCTCGACCTCGGCTGA
- a CDS encoding cupin domain-containing protein has product MTSDFRYHRPVDLDRFAALGPDERLSQKLLSRADGAQNVSVSYVRTPAGGGSPEGLHVHEVEQVFYVVAGTMSIEVDGDRFDAGPGSLVVFPAGVPHRNWNGTDAETVHLNICAPAPDPDQPFARRVG; this is encoded by the coding sequence ATGACGTCGGACTTCCGGTACCACCGCCCCGTCGACCTCGACCGGTTCGCCGCGCTCGGCCCGGACGAGCGGCTCTCGCAGAAGCTGCTGTCGCGGGCCGACGGCGCCCAGAACGTGAGCGTCTCGTACGTGCGCACCCCGGCCGGCGGCGGCTCGCCCGAGGGCCTGCACGTCCACGAGGTCGAGCAGGTCTTCTACGTCGTCGCCGGCACCATGAGCATCGAGGTCGACGGCGACCGCTTCGACGCCGGCCCGGGCAGCCTCGTCGTGTTCCCGGCCGGCGTGCCGCACCGCAACTGGAACGGGACCGACGCCGAGACCGTCCACCTCAACATCTGCGCGCCGGCGCCGGACCCGGACCAGCCGTTCGCGCGGCGCGTCGGGTGA
- a CDS encoding thiamine pyrophosphate-binding protein yields the protein MPATPLLDTDVPTTEAVVRVLREAGVDTVFGLSGGDTGRIFSRLAHHVDGVRTVLVRNESHATSAAEAYARVSGRLGVAMAQGSWLVGQGLVGILEAQASGTPMLLLGDLTDGRPYSQHAPYQAGTADYGTWDAPAAFRSVTKRVFVATTPAEAVQSVQLGIKHALAGQPGPVAVLFSSASLAGTVGPGSLPRLYATQAYLTRQPAPAPDVSELAQALATASAPVLLAGGGVRLARAEAVLREVAEATGAAVVTSPAGKGTFPEDHPGSGGVFGTFGSPVANDALGRADLVLVLGSKLGPSDTAAESPGLIDPARQRIVHVDIEPLNAAWTMPTADVIVADVAATLGALADELAAHPVDTGIVTARQNALAALRAEASTPGAEDAAAANGGSPVHPRRVIAELRAALPDDAVVCADAGENRLLMSRYFESRSGGTYLQPAGAGGMGYSIPAAIGAKVFAPERTVLAVCGDGGFSMSLPALLTATEENAPIVVVVFDNGTLGWVRHSQRMRGEQEFNSNLRRFDYAGIAAAAGFAAFRAGKPDELPGALADAVAAADRAEAPAIVVVDVSTEQTFVDLRTPLMAAAAPAPAARS from the coding sequence ATGCCGGCCACACCTCTTCTCGACACCGACGTCCCGACGACGGAGGCGGTCGTCCGCGTGCTGCGCGAGGCGGGCGTCGACACGGTGTTCGGACTGTCCGGCGGCGACACCGGCCGCATCTTCAGCCGGCTCGCCCACCACGTCGACGGCGTCCGCACCGTCCTGGTGCGCAACGAGTCGCACGCCACCTCGGCCGCCGAGGCGTACGCCCGGGTGTCCGGCCGGCTCGGTGTCGCGATGGCACAGGGGTCGTGGCTGGTCGGGCAGGGCCTGGTCGGCATCCTCGAGGCGCAGGCCAGCGGGACGCCGATGCTGCTGCTCGGCGACCTCACCGACGGCCGGCCCTACTCGCAGCACGCGCCGTATCAGGCCGGCACCGCCGACTACGGCACCTGGGACGCGCCGGCGGCCTTCCGCTCCGTGACCAAGCGGGTGTTCGTCGCGACCACGCCGGCCGAGGCCGTCCAGAGTGTCCAGCTGGGCATCAAGCACGCGCTGGCCGGCCAGCCCGGACCGGTCGCCGTCCTCTTCTCGTCAGCGTCGCTGGCCGGAACTGTCGGCCCGGGCAGCCTGCCGCGCCTCTACGCCACGCAGGCCTACCTGACCCGGCAGCCGGCGCCCGCGCCCGACGTCAGCGAGCTGGCTCAGGCCCTGGCGACGGCGTCGGCTCCCGTCCTGCTGGCCGGCGGCGGCGTGCGCCTGGCCCGGGCCGAGGCCGTCCTGCGTGAGGTCGCCGAGGCCACCGGCGCCGCCGTCGTCACCAGCCCGGCCGGCAAGGGCACCTTCCCCGAGGACCACCCGGGCAGCGGCGGCGTGTTCGGCACCTTCGGCTCGCCGGTCGCCAACGACGCGCTCGGCCGGGCCGACCTCGTCCTGGTGCTGGGCAGCAAGCTCGGCCCCAGCGACACCGCCGCCGAGAGCCCCGGCCTCATCGACCCGGCGCGGCAGCGGATCGTGCACGTCGACATCGAGCCGCTGAACGCGGCGTGGACCATGCCGACCGCGGACGTCATCGTGGCCGACGTCGCCGCGACGCTGGGCGCCCTGGCCGACGAGCTGGCCGCGCACCCCGTCGACACCGGCATCGTCACCGCGCGGCAGAACGCGCTGGCCGCCCTCCGCGCCGAGGCGAGCACACCGGGCGCCGAGGACGCCGCCGCCGCGAACGGCGGTTCCCCCGTCCACCCGCGGCGCGTCATCGCCGAGCTGCGGGCCGCCCTGCCCGACGACGCCGTCGTCTGCGCCGACGCCGGCGAGAACCGGCTGCTCATGAGCCGGTACTTCGAGTCCCGCTCCGGGGGCACGTACCTGCAGCCGGCCGGCGCGGGCGGCATGGGCTACAGCATCCCGGCCGCCATCGGCGCGAAGGTGTTCGCACCGGAGCGGACCGTCCTGGCGGTCTGCGGCGACGGCGGCTTCAGCATGTCGCTGCCCGCCCTGCTGACCGCGACCGAGGAGAACGCCCCCATCGTGGTCGTGGTGTTCGACAACGGCACGCTCGGCTGGGTCCGGCACAGCCAGCGGATGCGTGGCGAGCAGGAGTTCAACTCGAACCTGCGCCGGTTCGACTACGCGGGCATCGCCGCGGCCGCCGGGTTCGCCGCGTTCCGCGCCGGCAAGCCGGACGAGCTGCCCGGAGCGCTCGCCGACGCCGTCGCCGCCGCGGACCGCGCCGAGGCCCCGGCGATCGTCGTCGTCGACGTCTCCACCGAGCAGACGTTCGTCGACCTGCGCACGCCCCTCATGGCGGCCGCCGCGCCCGCACCCGCGGCGCGCAGCTGA
- a CDS encoding carboxymuconolactone decarboxylase family protein has product MPPLTARDELTAEQRTLWDVVAGGPRAATAIRESGQLTGPFDVLLRSPEVGVAVAELGARLRYGSSLDRRETELVIVTAAAHWRGRYAWLRHAVYARDAGLADEVLTALAAGAEPDLATPADRAVHAVVDQLLRTGQVGDDAYAAAVELLGERKLVDVVALTGYYSLSSFLLNAFDVPLPTGAGTPWDAEPPTSERTP; this is encoded by the coding sequence ATGCCGCCGCTGACCGCCCGCGACGAGCTCACCGCGGAGCAGCGGACGCTCTGGGACGTCGTCGCCGGCGGCCCGCGGGCGGCGACGGCGATCCGCGAGAGCGGCCAGCTGACCGGCCCGTTCGACGTGCTGCTGCGCTCGCCAGAGGTGGGTGTGGCGGTGGCCGAGCTGGGCGCCCGGCTGCGCTACGGCTCCAGCCTCGACCGGCGCGAGACCGAACTGGTCATCGTCACGGCCGCCGCGCACTGGCGGGGCCGCTACGCCTGGCTGCGGCACGCCGTGTACGCCCGCGACGCCGGTCTGGCCGACGAGGTGCTGACGGCGCTGGCCGCCGGCGCCGAGCCGGACCTCGCCACCCCCGCCGACCGCGCCGTTCACGCCGTCGTCGATCAACTGCTGCGCACCGGCCAGGTCGGCGACGACGCCTACGCCGCGGCCGTGGAGCTGCTCGGCGAGCGCAAGCTGGTCGACGTCGTCGCGCTGACCGGCTACTACTCGCTCTCGTCGTTCCTGCTCAACGCGTTCGACGTCCCGCTGCCCACCGGTGCGGGCACGCCATGGGACGCGGAACCCCCGACCTCGGAGAGGACGCCATGA
- a CDS encoding alpha/beta fold hydrolase, producing MSVWTDLSTGPFTLAFVDVDGVPTRSLRAGPQSSAAPPVLFLHGTSSHLEVFAPNVRAFADAGFAVHAVDMLGHGYTGKPGHDLEVPHYVEHVRRYLDAVGAGRVHLVGESLGGWVAAWFAGVHPDRVASLQLVSSGGTRAVPEIMARIRSTTERAVYEDDPAFTHERLARLFHDPDRLAADLVEARYRIYHTPEFRAVLPHLLCMQDMTVRRRNLLTAERLALIGAPTQIFWGRFNPMGDVSEAEGIHAGIAGSRLVVFEQCGHFPQLEYPERFNAEAVEFIESVVGRT from the coding sequence GTGAGCGTCTGGACCGACCTGTCGACCGGCCCGTTCACGCTGGCCTTCGTCGACGTGGACGGCGTGCCGACGCGGTCGCTGCGGGCCGGTCCGCAGAGCAGCGCGGCGCCGCCGGTCCTGTTCCTGCACGGGACCAGCAGCCACCTGGAGGTGTTCGCGCCGAACGTGCGGGCCTTCGCCGACGCCGGGTTCGCCGTCCACGCCGTCGACATGCTGGGCCACGGCTACACCGGCAAGCCCGGCCACGACCTCGAGGTGCCGCACTACGTCGAGCACGTGCGCCGCTACCTCGACGCCGTCGGGGCCGGCCGCGTGCACCTGGTGGGCGAGTCGCTGGGCGGCTGGGTGGCCGCCTGGTTCGCCGGTGTCCACCCGGACCGCGTGGCCAGCCTGCAGTTGGTGTCGTCGGGCGGCACCCGCGCCGTCCCCGAGATCATGGCGCGCATCAGGAGCACGACCGAGCGGGCGGTGTACGAGGACGACCCCGCGTTCACCCACGAGCGGCTGGCCCGGCTCTTCCACGACCCGGACCGGCTGGCGGCCGACCTGGTCGAGGCGCGCTACCGGATCTACCACACACCGGAGTTCCGGGCCGTGCTGCCGCACCTGCTGTGCATGCAGGACATGACCGTGCGGCGGCGCAACCTGCTGACCGCCGAGCGGCTGGCGCTCATCGGCGCGCCGACCCAGATCTTCTGGGGCCGGTTCAATCCCATGGGCGACGTGTCCGAGGCCGAGGGCATCCACGCGGGCATCGCCGGGTCGCGCCTCGTCGTGTTCGAGCAGTGCGGCCACTTCCCGCAGCTGGAGTACCCGGAGCGGTTCAATGCGGAGGCTGTGGAGTTCATCGAGAGTGTGGTCGGGAGGACCTGA
- a CDS encoding phosphotransferase family protein: MDEVQVVVAHAERATLRVGDVFLKVDADQARTEVEVEAMALAPVPTPEILWRRPPVLAIAAVRGTVLGRLGRPSTTPSSAWAAAGAAIRMLHDAPSPPWPGRAGRSIDAWTAELDSECEWLVTTGVLPAELVTRNRRVAEAALRPWTPAFTHGDLQIAHVFVDGDEVTGIIDWSEAGGGDAVYDLATLTLGHEEHLHDVLAGYGADVDLDVIRAWWSMRSLLAIRWLIEHGFDPFMPGCEVDVLRSRR; this comes from the coding sequence ATGGATGAGGTGCAGGTCGTCGTCGCCCACGCCGAGCGCGCGACCCTGCGCGTCGGCGACGTGTTCCTCAAGGTCGACGCCGACCAGGCCCGCACCGAGGTCGAGGTCGAGGCGATGGCCCTGGCGCCGGTCCCGACCCCGGAGATCCTCTGGCGCAGGCCGCCCGTGCTCGCGATCGCCGCGGTCCGGGGGACCGTGCTCGGCCGCCTCGGCCGGCCGTCGACCACCCCATCGTCGGCGTGGGCCGCGGCGGGTGCCGCCATCCGCATGCTGCACGACGCTCCGTCGCCGCCCTGGCCCGGCCGGGCCGGCCGGAGCATCGACGCCTGGACGGCGGAGCTCGACAGCGAGTGCGAGTGGCTCGTGACGACCGGCGTCCTGCCCGCCGAGCTGGTCACCCGCAACCGCCGGGTCGCCGAGGCCGCGCTCCGGCCGTGGACTCCGGCGTTCACCCACGGCGACCTGCAGATCGCTCACGTGTTCGTCGACGGCGACGAGGTCACCGGCATCATCGACTGGTCCGAGGCCGGCGGGGGCGATGCCGTCTACGACCTCGCGACCCTGACGCTCGGGCACGAGGAGCACCTCCACGACGTCCTCGCCGGCTACGGCGCCGACGTCGACCTCGACGTGATCCGCGCGTGGTGGTCGATGCGCAGCCTGCTGGCGATCCGCTGGCTGATCGAGCACGGCTTCGACCCGTTCATGCCGGGCTGCGAGGTCGACGTGCTGAGATCGCGGAGGTGA
- a CDS encoding tripartite tricarboxylate transporter permease, translated as MDLDGILRGFELALTPELMLAALLGAILGTLVGVLPGIGPVAGAALILPITFDYSPAVGLIMIAGIYLGGQYGGSTTSVLLNIPGEGSAIVATFDGYKMTQKGRGGAALTIMAVGSFIAGTIALVLLMTVAPKAATFALEFGSAEFFAVTAGGLLALARISGGTLSDGLVPMMVGVAVSTVGLEGATGYSRFTFGNLDLSLGFALASVAVGLYGISELMLMLEERAGVKLPKKVRLRELLPTREEWRRAVPPWLRGSFLGFGFGLLPGPSASLSTFSSYKLEQSVSKHRKELGTGAVEGIAGPEAANNSAALGSLAPVLVLGLPFSATLALMLSAMVVQGVQPGPLLVSQHPDLFWSIIAAMYVANVMLLILNLPMVGVWVRFLKTPRYILVPLIILVACIGSFSINSNMIDIYTIAIFGVVGYIMRKLDFNLASLLVGVVLGPLIEKYFREGMFISGGDLTYFVSTPISITIWVVIAVLVIAAPVLKMVRRRGARKDELAEAMQES; from the coding sequence ATGGATCTGGACGGAATCCTGCGCGGATTCGAACTGGCCCTCACGCCGGAGCTGATGCTGGCGGCACTGCTCGGAGCGATCCTCGGCACCCTGGTCGGCGTCCTGCCCGGCATCGGCCCGGTGGCCGGCGCCGCGCTGATCCTGCCCATCACGTTCGACTACTCGCCGGCGGTCGGCCTCATCATGATCGCCGGCATCTACCTGGGCGGCCAGTACGGCGGGTCGACGACATCGGTGCTGCTGAACATCCCCGGCGAGGGCTCGGCCATCGTGGCCACGTTCGACGGCTACAAGATGACCCAGAAGGGACGCGGCGGGGCGGCCCTGACCATCATGGCGGTCGGGTCGTTCATCGCCGGCACCATCGCGTTGGTCCTGCTGATGACCGTCGCGCCCAAGGCGGCCACGTTCGCGCTCGAGTTCGGCTCGGCGGAGTTCTTCGCGGTGACCGCGGGCGGCCTGCTGGCGCTGGCCCGCATCTCCGGCGGCACGCTCAGCGACGGCCTGGTCCCGATGATGGTCGGCGTCGCGGTGTCGACGGTCGGCCTCGAGGGGGCGACGGGGTACAGCCGGTTCACGTTCGGCAACCTCGACCTCAGCCTCGGCTTCGCGCTGGCCTCCGTCGCCGTCGGCCTCTACGGCATCTCCGAGCTCATGCTCATGCTCGAGGAGCGCGCCGGGGTGAAGCTGCCGAAGAAGGTGCGGCTGCGCGAGCTGCTGCCCACCCGCGAGGAGTGGCGGCGCGCGGTGCCGCCGTGGCTGCGCGGCTCGTTCCTCGGCTTCGGGTTCGGCCTGCTCCCGGGCCCGTCCGCCTCGCTGTCGACGTTCTCGTCGTACAAGCTGGAGCAGTCGGTGTCGAAGCACCGCAAGGAGCTGGGCACCGGCGCGGTCGAGGGCATCGCCGGCCCCGAGGCGGCCAACAACTCCGCCGCGCTGGGCAGCCTGGCGCCGGTGCTGGTGCTGGGCCTGCCGTTCTCGGCGACGCTGGCGCTCATGCTGTCGGCCATGGTGGTGCAGGGCGTGCAGCCCGGCCCGCTGCTGGTCAGCCAGCACCCGGACCTGTTCTGGTCGATCATCGCCGCGATGTACGTCGCGAACGTCATGCTGCTGATCCTCAACCTGCCGATGGTCGGGGTGTGGGTGCGCTTCCTCAAGACCCCGCGCTACATCCTGGTGCCGCTGATCATCCTGGTGGCCTGCATCGGCAGCTTCAGCATCAACAGCAACATGATCGACATCTACACGATCGCGATCTTCGGCGTCGTCGGCTACATCATGCGCAAGCTCGACTTCAACCTCGCCTCGCTGCTGGTGGGCGTCGTGCTCGGCCCGCTCATCGAGAAGTACTTCCGCGAGGGCATGTTCATCTCCGGCGGCGATCTCACCTACTTCGTGTCGACGCCCATCTCCATCACCATCTGGGTCGTCATCGCGGTCCTGGTCATCGCGGCGCCGGTGCTCAAGATGGTCAGGCGCCGTGGTGCCCGCAAGGACGAGCTGGCCGAGGCGATGCAGGAGAGCTGA
- a CDS encoding tripartite tricarboxylate transporter TctB family protein codes for MAVDGTADRTPPSTAGGGRWAAPEWSAMRGKRQGRLVFGIVLLLVAAGYTWEAFQIPLGTAAQPGAGMFPRFVGVATAIVALILVAESLFSAEKTEDIDLPQGRQLRLVLAFAGCTLGFILLLPVLGQYVAGALYMTLTMKFLGSGSWWKAIVYGVVLSSAIAWIFINLLHISLPGGVFAA; via the coding sequence ATGGCAGTGGACGGCACGGCCGACCGCACCCCGCCGAGTACCGCGGGCGGGGGGCGGTGGGCCGCTCCCGAATGGTCGGCGATGCGCGGCAAGCGGCAGGGCCGGCTGGTCTTCGGCATCGTGCTGCTGCTCGTCGCCGCCGGCTACACCTGGGAGGCGTTCCAGATCCCGCTCGGCACCGCGGCCCAGCCCGGGGCCGGCATGTTCCCCCGGTTCGTCGGCGTCGCGACGGCGATCGTCGCGCTGATCCTGGTCGCGGAGTCGCTGTTCTCCGCGGAGAAGACCGAGGACATCGACCTCCCGCAGGGCCGCCAGTTGCGGCTCGTGCTCGCGTTCGCCGGCTGCACGCTCGGCTTCATCCTGCTGCTGCCGGTGCTCGGGCAGTACGTCGCCGGCGCCTTGTACATGACGCTGACCATGAAGTTCCTCGGCTCGGGGTCGTGGTGGAAGGCGATCGTGTACGGCGTCGTGCTGTCGTCGGCGATCGCCTGGATCTTCATCAACCTGCTGCACATCAGCCTGCCGGGCGGCGTGTTCGCCGCCTGA
- a CDS encoding D-2-hydroxyacid dehydrogenase family protein: MTGPVRVAVLDDYQGVAATYADWAERLPEARVEYVRDHVADPDRLVELLTPFDVVVVMRERTPLPRAVLERLPALRLLVTTGMRNASIDLAAARERGVVVCGTRGHPWSTAELTWALILGLMRNVAGEDARVRAGGWQQEVGRDLVGETLGVVGLGKQGAHVAAVGAAFGMDVVAWSPHLTEERAEAGGARLVGRDELFATARVVTLHLVLSDSTRGIVDEAALRLMRPDAYLVNTARALLVDQAALRTALEEGWIAGAGLDVFEVEPLPPDHWLRAAPRTLLSPHMGYVSDRNYQVFYGDAVEDVRAFLDGAPVRVL, translated from the coding sequence ATGACGGGACCCGTGCGGGTGGCCGTGCTGGACGACTACCAGGGCGTGGCGGCGACGTACGCCGACTGGGCCGAGCGGCTGCCGGAGGCGCGGGTCGAGTACGTCCGCGACCACGTGGCCGACCCGGACCGGCTGGTCGAGCTGCTGACGCCGTTCGACGTCGTCGTGGTGATGCGCGAGCGCACGCCGCTGCCGCGGGCGGTGCTGGAGCGGCTCCCGGCGCTGCGGCTGCTGGTCACCACCGGCATGCGCAACGCCTCCATCGACCTGGCGGCGGCGCGGGAGCGCGGCGTCGTCGTGTGCGGCACCCGTGGCCATCCGTGGAGCACGGCGGAGCTGACCTGGGCGCTCATCCTCGGGCTCATGCGCAACGTGGCGGGCGAGGACGCCCGCGTGCGGGCCGGCGGCTGGCAGCAGGAGGTCGGCCGCGACCTCGTCGGCGAGACGCTCGGCGTCGTCGGACTGGGCAAGCAGGGCGCGCACGTCGCCGCCGTCGGCGCCGCGTTCGGCATGGACGTCGTGGCGTGGAGCCCGCACCTCACCGAGGAGCGGGCCGAGGCCGGCGGCGCGCGGCTGGTCGGCAGGGACGAGCTGTTCGCGACGGCGCGGGTGGTGACGCTGCACCTGGTGCTCTCCGATTCCACCCGCGGCATCGTCGACGAGGCGGCGCTGCGGCTCATGCGGCCGGACGCGTACCTCGTCAACACCGCCCGGGCGCTGCTGGTCGACCAAGCGGCGCTGCGGACGGCGCTGGAGGAGGGCTGGATCGCCGGCGCCGGGCTGGACGTGTTCGAGGTCGAGCCGCTGCCGCCGGACCACTGGCTGCGCGCGGCGCCGCGGACGCTGCTGTCGCCGCACATGGGCTACGTCTCCGACCGCAACTACCAGGTCTTCTACGGCGACGCCGTCGAGGACGTGCGGGCGTTCCTCGACGGCGCGCCGGTGCGCGTGCTCTGA
- a CDS encoding NAD(P)-dependent oxidoreductase, protein MTTTSRVALLSRIIGTDPDARRRLDEAGIEIAVDLPGYDALMAGPDGVRSWHAVLADVDGLVVGLQPVDRALFDAAPKLRYVLRVGTGLDNVDVATAAERGVAVANLEGLNADAVAEYAFGLLLAAARRIPEADASMRAGRWERFGGRHLGGRTLGLVGFGAIARAVVPMAHGFGMDVLVHRRTPDPAADAAAGVRTVGLDELLTASQFVSLHVPLTDHTRHLIGPREIGLMDGVVLVNTARGEVVDEDALYQGLLDGHVAAAALDVFTDEPPAGSPLLGLRTVVLSPHNGGYSDLVMRRTAAAAVDLMIEHSDPAG, encoded by the coding sequence GTGACGACGACGTCGCGGGTCGCCCTGCTCTCCCGGATCATCGGCACCGATCCGGACGCCCGGCGCCGCCTGGACGAGGCCGGCATCGAGATCGCCGTCGACCTCCCCGGCTACGACGCGCTCATGGCGGGTCCCGACGGCGTCCGCTCCTGGCACGCCGTGCTCGCCGACGTCGACGGGCTGGTCGTGGGCCTTCAGCCGGTCGACCGCGCGCTGTTCGACGCCGCCCCGAAGCTGCGCTACGTGCTGCGCGTCGGCACCGGTCTGGACAACGTCGACGTCGCGACGGCGGCCGAGCGCGGCGTCGCCGTCGCCAACCTCGAGGGGCTGAACGCCGACGCCGTCGCCGAGTACGCCTTCGGCCTGCTGCTGGCCGCCGCCCGGCGTATCCCGGAGGCCGACGCGTCGATGCGGGCCGGACGGTGGGAGCGCTTCGGCGGGCGGCACCTCGGCGGGCGCACGCTGGGACTGGTCGGCTTCGGCGCCATCGCGCGGGCCGTGGTCCCCATGGCGCACGGGTTCGGCATGGACGTCCTGGTGCACCGTCGCACGCCCGACCCGGCCGCCGACGCCGCGGCCGGCGTGCGCACCGTCGGGCTGGACGAGCTGCTCACCGCATCGCAGTTCGTCAGCCTGCACGTCCCGCTGACCGACCACACGCGGCACCTCATCGGCCCCCGCGAGATCGGGCTGATGGACGGCGTCGTGCTGGTCAACACCGCACGCGGCGAGGTGGTCGACGAGGACGCCCTGTACCAGGGGCTGCTCGACGGGCACGTCGCCGCGGCCGCCCTCGACGTCTTCACCGACGAGCCGCCCGCCGGGTCACCCCTGCTCGGCCTGCGCACCGTGGTCCTCTCGCCGCACAACGGCGGGTACAGCGACCTCGTCATGCGGCGGACCGCGGCGGCCGCCGTCGACCTCATGATCGAGCACTCCGACCCAGCGGGTTGA